The genome window gcgggagaagaggagaccGCCAGACGGCCTGGCACATATTTGCCCAGTCGCCGGGTATCATATTAGCCGTATGAATGACAACCCTGGTCAGTCAGCACTGAAATCAAGTGACTCCATGGGTATATCGCATACTGTGCAAGATCGTcatgacggaggaggatcatcatcttcgaatGATGTGTCCCAAATGGTTCGGGCATGTAGGCAGTTATCGCCTCAACGTTAGGATATCGAGGGCATGCTTCCTGTTCTGGTAAACATCTCGGTCACGCAAGCTAGTGCTCTGGGAGGATGAACAAAGGAGAAGCATACCTCAATCCGAATCCGATTTGGGGCGTCCTTTTTCCACGACCCATGCACAACCTTGACCTGCACCAGGCGTCTTACGTCTTCGTCAAACTGGCTCATCAGAAAGTCCACATCAAATAAGAAATTGAACTGCCAGCATTCTCGGATCAAGGGGTCTCCAAGGATATCTTTCAACCGGACTGTATCGACAttgttgcctgaggcagcagaAAGGTCCCGGATATGAGAGAGCTGGATGGGAGATGGAATCAACTGCGGTCGATGACCAGACGACTCTGTAGATTGAATGGACCGTTGAGGCACAGATGATTCCCTACGAGGTcgtgatgatggaggaggagtgATGGATCTGTGCAACGACGCCAAGCCATTTGTTACAGCCGTCGGAGTCGCTTCAGTGGGCTCTGGCTGATCAATAGCTGATAATTTGACCCTTTTGGACGGAGGGGCTTCTTGTTCCATCGCGTAGTAGGTGATAGATGAAATGAAACTGGTTGACTTTCTATTTCGAAGCTCAAGTTGAGGTGGGCGGAGTGTGATGAGTGAGGATGACTATAAGGCGCCCAAAATGTATTGGACACAAGACGACAAGCTAATCCGTCAACTTACCATCAAAGGTCGATATATTTTGAGAACCTCCGGTGCAGATGTAGTGTGCAAATGTGTAGTTGATGCACGGAATAGAAGTAAGGGCTGGAACGGAATGGGACAACCACTTCTCGTAACCGACTCAACATATTCCGCTGTGAAATGTCAGATCGCCGCAATCACAGTCCCAGTCTGATATAACTGTAAGGCCACTCACGATGAGATTTAACTTCATGAAAAAATCTTTTTGATATTGTACTCTATATTACAACGACCCTTCTGTTCGAGTCTATATACAAGACCATCTAATGCTATCCGGATGACTGGTACTAACACAACTGAGATTGATAAACAATAAAGCGGTTGATTTCACCACATAAACCTCTGGACTTTCCCCGGCTCTTGTGGCCATTCAAAGCCCTTGTACAAAAAGATATACCCGGTGGCGGCGTTGATCGCCAAGAACCAGTACGTCTCCATGAACAAGGAGAAATTAGTCGCCAGATCGGCGTGCAGGGCCTCCCGCTCATCACGAGGCCGTTGTTGGCGGTACACGAGAGGCACCGGCTGTGGGGGTAGATGAAGCCGCCACATTACCCAAGGAATGATGAAATAGCGTGGCTCAACAAGCGGCGCGGTAACAAGCGATAGTGCCGTGGCTGCAAGCCAGACGAGCACGAAGCTCGCTCGTGGGACTTCCTGCTGTTGCTTCTGACGCTGCGCAAGGTGCTCCTGGATTCGAGCAAGAACCTCGGGTGAGAACTGATCTTGGGCGGGCGGCGAGGCCGTCACTTGGCTGGCCTTTTTCGACTTGGACTTGCGTTCAGACTTCTCTTTCTTGCGGGCAGCCTCCTTCAACTGCCCCTTCTGAGCAGCAGCCAGTTCGTTTGACTTTGTGATTGGCACAAATTGAGGCTGTGGCTTGGTGGTGGAGAATCCAAATGCGGAAATCACAGCCCAGCCACCAACAAAGTAGGCAGTAGGAACAGCAGCATATCTGATAGCGGGGTGCGAACGCAGAATACGGAAGACGTAGAAAATGTAATGACGGTTATCAGCCAGAGtgaatggatggatgatggtgTTGAAATGGACGACGGCCAGCATGATGGGAATAATGACCAGGGCCGTCCATATTCTGGGAAGCCCCTTTTGCTTTTTGGTAAATCCGTAGTCAAAGAATGCGGGTATCACAGAGTTTGGAAGCACCAGATTGATGACTGGGAAAATCAGGATGGGCCAAGAGAAGAACATGAAATAAGGCCAGATATAGAGCATCTGCGAGAGATGCAGACCTGCTGTGTGAAACTCTTTGTGTCCTAGCACATCGTCAGTTACACATCCACAGAGCCTGGGCTACAAGACTTACCCAGGACAACTCCATCGTTCCAGAGCACAAATCCACCAAAGGCTGCAAGGATGACGAGATAGGGAACCGTTGAGATTATTATCGGGATGAAGTTCCTCAGACCAACTGAAACAAGCGAGATTGATGTTTTGACATAGTCTAAATTCCATCTCAGTGAGTACGCGTCATCCAGGCGGCCAGGAGAGACACTCACCAAAGAAGGAGGCCTCCGACACAAGCGGGTCGTACAGTTCATTGTTGAAACCGCTCTGGATGATTTGAAGCAGACTGGAGGCCTGGCTGGCCTTCGAGGACTGACGAAGTCTCCGAACCACCTGCAGGCCCCCAAGAAAGATGGCCACCCAGAAGATGTTTGTTTGCCGGAGAACAAGAGCGGTCAATCCAGTCGCAACAAAAACTGCCGTCTTGAGAAGTGACCAGGATCCCGCAGAACGTTTGATATCCCAATTATAAGCTTCAATGACCGCAAGTAGGGAGACAATATCCGTGTAATAGAGcccggagaagaagaacagtgGCGGGAAAAGGCAAATATTCAGCACCGTATGGCTCAGCCAAGCTCCAGAAGGGCGCGTATTGCGCACCTTACGCAATGCATCCAAAAGAGTCTGCAGCcgccagggaagaaagaccgctgcagctgcaacATTGGTAGCACGGAGGGCTCCAGCGTTGAGCTCCTTCGGAGAGCCACGGAGTACTAGCGCAGCAGCACAAAGGATGTAAGACCAGATGTAAAGTCCTGGCGGAGTCGTGATTTTAGGGTCCCAATGAAACCACCTATGATCCCAGTACGCCTGCGCCTGAGGGACATGGAAAACCTCGTCCAAATACGGATCCGGAACGACGGTGTTCACCTTGGCCATCCATAGCGGGATCAGCAGGAGCACAAAAGGAACTGCATATCGAGCAGCTAGAGAGATGCCTGATACAGGCCGCACAGCACTCATGTTGTCTACACCTCATATGAGACAGGCGACTTAAAGTCACTAGTATGAAGCGAATGAAGGAGAGAAGCGAAGTAATTGAACCCCGTGGATGGAGCTTAAGCTATCCAAGCTCCAGTAAATAATTCAATTGCAAACGGTTCAAACATCACCTTGACAATTTCCGAAAACGGACGATGAAAGAACTAAAGTGTATGCATCACTGGATAGAATACATTTCCCTAATTCTAAAGAGATTTGATGCGATAATTCACTCTCAGAGGGGCCTTGCTCATCAATATTTCATCGGCCCATATTCTCCCTGGATCCCAGAACCTGAGGATCAATGGCCTTCCCTCTTCCGCGGGGCATCACGCCCCCGGAGATTGCCTTTCTAGCGGAGATGGAAATGGTGACGATTCTCCCTCGTCAACGATTGGAGGGCCTCGAATTGCTAGGTGTAAGTCGCGGACCGACTGCTTTGCTGCGATGCGCCGTCGAAATTGCTATCTTCCCGAATATGTCGTGTGTGCGGGGTGATCCACGTCGCGGCATTGCGCGACAGGGACTCTGTACAATCATCAACCAGACAGAAAAATCAATTCGACAAGCATAGCTGAATTTAATTAACAATCATACCTCCAAATAGGGACAAGTCGAACCACTCCTACCTCCCCGCCGCGCTTCCCTCCCACTGTGGCTAGCCCTCCTCCTCAAACGCCAGCGCCGCGCAAACATCCTCCCGCCCGCGTGGCTTCACCCTGAGCCCCTCTCCCTGATCCTCGAGATTGAAACGCAACATCACGAATACGAGAATGCATTTTCCCCGCCTCCCCCGCTGCCGGGGCAGCCGAGCGTCCGCGACCGCAACCGTGGACAGAGACCGATAGCCAGGGCGCGTCATACGCCGGATGGCCAGCGATACTTTCCTTCGCCGCCATTCTTACCGCAGAACATCGCGCAGGACAATGCACATCCCAGCGAGCCTCCATCATTACCGTACCATTGGTTGGAGGTAGGCAATATGCTTCTCGACGCGGCAAGTGACGATCTGGTGGATCCGGACCAGATACGGCGgttgctgaaggagctgcgGGAGGTGCGAATGGCAAAGATACGCTCTGGAGTGGACGTTTTGGATGCTGCGGCCACCGGCGGGGGCGGAGTGGCTCTCACGGGTGTTGGGGCGATGGAGATTGGTGAGTCGAGAGGATTTGTGACCGGGGTCGTAGATGGGCTTAGGTACGGCGGTCACCCTACTTGATTTTGCGGAGACAGGCAACAACTGACACCATGTCCAGGAAGATCGGTGCGTCGAAAGAGCAAGCACGGCGGGAGCAgatggcggaggagatggccaATGGGGGATATGATGCCACCcaggacgatgaagacgagatGGAGTTCTAGAGCCCTTTTTGGGTCGCTTTTTTCTTGCATTATGGAGTTATGGGAAGGACACACACGGCGCAAGCTATTGCGATTGAACGAGTTTCAAATGTATATATACCCTATATTGTCCCCAAGACAATTGCAAAATATTCTGCCACCAAACACCATCAACATGCGACGCTCAGACTGCAAAGACACGGACAAATTGTTCAGAAGAAAGTGCCTGTATTGAACCGATAGGTCCCAACTTCACTGG of Aspergillus fumigatus Af293 chromosome 2, whole genome shotgun sequence contains these proteins:
- the alg10 gene encoding dolichyl-P-Glc:Glc(2)Man(9)GlcNAc(2)-PP-dolichol alpha-1,2- glucosyltransferase; this translates as MSAVRPVSGISLAARYAVPFVLLLIPLWMAKVNTVVPDPYLDEVFHVPQAQAYWDHRWFHWDPKITTPPGLYIWSYILCAAALVLRGSPKELNAGALRATNVAAAAVFLPWRLQTLLDALRKVRNTRPSGAWLSHTVLNICLFPPLFFFSGLYYTDIVSLLAVIEAYNWDIKRSAGSWSLLKTAVFVATGLTALVLRQTNIFWVAIFLGGLQVVRRLRQSSKASQASSLLQIIQSGFNNELYDPLVSEASFFDYVKTSISLVSVGLRNFIPIIISTVPYLVILAAFGGFVLWNDGVVLGHKEFHTAGLHLSQMLYIWPYFMFFSWPILIFPVINLVLPNSVIPAFFDYGFTKKQKGLPRIWTALVIIPIMLAVVHFNTIIHPFTLADNRHYIFYVFRILRSHPAIRYAAVPTAYFVGGWAVISAFGFSTTKPQPQFVPITKSNELAAAQKGQLKEAARKKEKSERKSKSKKASQVTASPPAQDQFSPEVLARIQEHLAQRQKQQQEVPRASFVLVWLAATALSLVTAPLVEPRYFIIPWVMWRLHLPPQPVPLVYRQQRPRDEREALHADLATNFSLFMETYWFLAINAATGYIFLYKGFEWPQEPGKVQRFMW
- the psf2 gene encoding DNA replication protein PSF2, with product MAFPLPRGITPPEIAFLAEMEMVTILPRQRLEGLELLGGQVEPLLPPRRASLPLWLALLLKRQRRANILPPAWLHPEPLSLILEIETQHHEYENAFSPPPPLPGQPSVRDRNRGQRPIARARHTPDGQRYFPSPPFLPQNIAQDNAHPSEPPSLPYHWLEVGNMLLDAASDDLVDPDQIRRLLKELREVRMAKIRSGVDVLDAAATGGGGVALTGVGAMEIGESRGFVTGVVDGLRKIGASKEQARREQMAEEMANGGYDATQDDEDEMEF